The following proteins come from a genomic window of Ochotona princeps isolate mOchPri1 chromosome 14, mOchPri1.hap1, whole genome shotgun sequence:
- the SLC25A51 gene encoding mitochondrial nicotinamide adenine dinucleotide transporter SLC25A51 — MTWSNMMDSEAHEKRPPILASPKQDLAPHIANVGDMRHYLCGCCAAFNNVAITFPIQKVLFRQQLYGIRTRDAVLQLRRDGLRNLYRGILPPLLQKTTTLALMFGLYEDLSCLLGKHVSAPTFATRGVAAVLAGTTEAIFTPLERVQTLLQDHRHHDKFTNTYQAFRALRPHGIGEYYRGLVPILFRNGFSNVLFFGLRGPIKEYLPTATSHSAHLVNDFICGGLLGAMLGFLFFPINVVKTRIQSQIGGDFQSFPKVFKTIWLERDRKLINLFRGAHLNYHRSLISWGIINATYEFLLKVI, encoded by the coding sequence ATGACTTGGAGCAACATGATGGATTCTGAAGCTCATGAGAAGAGGCCGCCCATCCTGGCGTCCCCGAAGCAGGACCTGGCGCCCCACATCGCCAACGTGGGCGACATGAGGCACTACCTGTGCGGCTGCTGCGCAGCCTTTAACAACGTGGCCATCACCTTCCCCATCCAGAAGGTCCTCTTCCGGCAGCAGCTCTACGGCATCAGGACACGCGATGCTGTGCTGCAGCTGCGCAGGGATGGGCTGCGGAACCTGTACCGCGGCATCCTGCCGCCGCTGCTGCAGAAGACCACCACGCTGGCGCTCATGTTCGGCCTGTACGAGGACCTGTCCTGCCTGCTGGGCAAGCACGTGAGCGCGCCCACATTCGCAACCCGCGGCGTGGCAGCCGTGCTGGCAGGCACGACGGAGGCCATCTTCACACCACTGGAGAGAGTACAGACGCTGCTGCAAGACCACCGGCACCACGACAAGTTTACCAACACCTACCAAGCCTTCCGGGCGCTGCGGCCCCATGGCATTGGTGAGTACTACCGGGGCCTTGTGCCCATCCTCTTCCGGAATGGATTCAGCAATGTCCTTTTTTTTGGCCTGCGGGGTCCCATCAAGGAGTACTTGCCCACCGCCACAAGTCACAGTGCCCATCTGGTCAACGACTTCATCTGTGGGGGCCTCCTGGGTGCCATGCTAGGCTTCTTGTTCTTCCCAATTAATGTCGTGAAAACTCGCATCCAGTCCCAGATCGGAGgggacttccagtctttccccaagGTCTTCAAAACCATCTGGCTGGAACGGGACCGGAAGCTGATAAACCTCTTCAGAGGCGCCCATCTGAACTACCACCGCTCCCTCATCTCATGGGGCATCATCAATGCAACGTACGAGTTCCTGCTAAAGGTCATATGA